The Candidatus Cloacimonadota bacterium genome contains the following window.
CGCAAAAAATCAACTTCACGCTCCAAAATACTGGACCTCTGCCCCATCAGCTCGAGCAAAGCTTCCTCCGTAGCCTTCAAATCCGGAGCCAAATTTTCCCCATGTTTCACGCCAAAATCGCAGACCACATCCCATTTTTGATAGTATTTGGAATCCAATCCCGCGAAGATATAATCCGGTCTGGCGCTGCGGATATGCACAAAAATCCCGAAGCGGATGAGTTCCTCAGCCAAAGCCGCCATCCGGGTCGCATGGCCAAAACCATGGTCGGAAACATATATCGCAAAGTTCAACATTAAATCTGCCTCACTGGACTATCAGCCTGCGTGGCGCCTGCAGAGGACGGATTTCCACCACCACACGGTTGGGCAGGCAAACGATGGGCAGTTTATCTCCAAAACCTTGTTTAACACAGCGTTTGTCGGGACAGTCAGCTTCCGTCATGCCCACTTTTCCATCCTTGATTTCAACCGTATTGTGTTCGTCGATGCGAATCACGCGGTCTTTATCCAGAGGAAACACACCCACCGCCAGCTCATCTTTTTGGATGTAAACGTAGAGCCGCTCTTCTTTTTTGCTGACCGTAGCCCAGCTAATCCCTATGGCGAGCAAAACTGTCAGGATAAGGATAAAATCCGCCAAACTCAGGTGTTCACGCAGTTTTCGATACATCAGAATACACCATTGATTTTATGACCGCAGTTTTTGCAAAATGCGCCATCCAAACCCACAGCTCTGCGGCTTGTAGTGATAATTTCCTTACCACAGCCGGGACATTTTGTGGCGCTAAAATCATTGACACCAATGTTTCCCGCATAGACATAATCCAGGAAATCGCTTGCCATTCTGCAGGCTTTCAAAACTGTTGTAATCGGCGTTGCGGGGATTTGGGATTTATAAGCCGGATGGTAGGCGGAAAAATGCAATGGAATTCGTCTGTCCAGATCACCAACAAACTTCACCAAATCCAAAATATCTTCCTCAGAATCGTTCAAACCCGGAATGAGAAGGTTGGTGAGTTCCAGATGCACCCCTCGCGTATGGGCTTTTTTGATGGTTCGCAAAGTCACATCCAGAGAGGCTCCACAGTGTTCTTTGTAAAATTGATCGCGCATGAATTTGAGATCGATATTCATGGCTTTCACAAATGGCAAAAGCTGCTCCAGCGGCTCAGGATTGATAAATCCATTGCTCACCAAAACGATGTCCACCTCAGGCGCGATTTGGGCAAAATCGTAAATATATTCAAACCAGGTGAGAGGTTCAGTATATGTGAACGCCACTTGCGGTGTCAGACCCCGTTCCCGAATCAAATCCCGCAGTTGGCGCGGGCTGATATCCATGGTTGGACTTTCTTGCTGGCTGCTGTTATAGTTCTGACAATAAAAACAGTTCAGATTGCAGGAATTGGGTCCCAAGGAAAGTATGGACGTTCCGGGTCGGAAGTGATAAAGTGGTTTCTTTTCGATGGGATCGACAGCCAAGCCAATACTTTTTCCATAATTAACGGCAATCAGCTTTCCATCTTGATTTTGGCGTCCGCGGCAAAGACCAATCTCCCCCACCTTCAACAGGCAAAGGTGTGGACACAAAACACATCGAACCCCCATCCCTTCAAGTTTTTGATAGTGCATGCATTCGCGAATGTCAAAATCGTTCATGTTTCCTTCCTGAAAAGGACCCCGTCCCCCGAGGGTCGTGGCCCTCAAAAAAAAAGATGCCGTTTCCGGCATCCGAGTATATGGCGGGAGCGACGAGACTCGAACTCGCGGCCTCTTGCGTGACAGGCAAGCGTTCTAACCAAACTGAACTACGCCCCCAGCGCTGTTCATTCAATGTTTAAGTTTAAACACAATTTTAAACGTCCCTTTTTCTGTCAAGACAAAAATGCAGGTTGAAGCTACAATTTTTGGTCAACACAGGCTTGAACCTTTCCTAAATGTTTAGAGCACAATCCTCAAAGCTTGTTTCGCTCTTTATTCCAGAAGCAGTGTAACTTGGCATCATCTCCTGAACAACCCGATTCTTTATCGGGTTGATCACGAGTCATGAACGTGTTACTCTGGAGCCAGACTCAAGAGCGGAGTGACGGAAGCACCCGGTCAGGTGGTCATTCACCATCCCGGCAGCCTGCATGAAGGCATAACAAATCACGGTGCCCACGAACTTGAAACCGCGCGCGCGGAGATTTTTGCTCATGAGGTCGGATTCCGGGCTGTGAGTTGGCACCTCATCCGCGCTGTTCCAGTTATTCATGATGGTTTTCCCTCC
Protein-coding sequences here:
- the amrS gene encoding AmmeMemoRadiSam system radical SAM enzyme, with protein sequence MRECMHYQKLEGMGVRCVLCPHLCLLKVGEIGLCRGRQNQDGKLIAVNYGKSIGLAVDPIEKKPLYHFRPGTSILSLGPNSCNLNCFYCQNYNSSQQESPTMDISPRQLRDLIRERGLTPQVAFTYTEPLTWFEYIYDFAQIAPEVDIVLVSNGFINPEPLEQLLPFVKAMNIDLKFMRDQFYKEHCGASLDVTLRTIKKAHTRGVHLELTNLLIPGLNDSEEDILDLVKFVGDLDRRIPLHFSAYHPAYKSQIPATPITTVLKACRMASDFLDYVYAGNIGVNDFSATKCPGCGKEIITTSRRAVGLDGAFCKNCGHKINGVF
- a CDS encoding NusG domain II-containing protein; this encodes MYRKLREHLSLADFILILTVLLAIGISWATVSKKEERLYVYIQKDELAVGVFPLDKDRVIRIDEHNTVEIKDGKVGMTEADCPDKRCVKQGFGDKLPIVCLPNRVVVEIRPLQAPRRLIVQ